CCATGTACTGGGCCTCACCGCGGATGCCGTGCTCCGGCCCGAAGAGCGCCGCCAGCGTCACGCCGTCCGTGCCGGCCAGCAGGTCCGCCAGGTGGCGGAAGCGCGAGTCCACGCTCGTGGGATTGACGATGGCACCCACGCGCTTGCCCTTGAGCGCGGAGAACCCCTGCGCCGCCCACACATCCAGTCCCGTCTTGACCTTCGTCACGTTCAGTCGCCTCGTCCCGCGGCGTCGCGCGGGCGCTGGAAGGGTCAGTTCGCGGGGAGACGCTTGAGCGCGTCCGCCGCCGCCTGCTTCGAGTCACAGGTGCCCAGGCCGAGGAACCCACCGGAGCTCCCTTCGTTCGGGCCTCCGTCGTCGGCCAGGGACTCCAGCGCGCCGCGCGCGCTCTCCAGGCGCAGGCCGCCCAAGGCCACCGCCGCGCCGGAGCGCACACCGCACTGCTCATGCTTCAAGAGCGAGATGAGCCGGGACTCCGCGCGGCCGTTGTTGTCCTTGCGCACCGCCGCCGCGTAGTGGACCACCGCGGCGCCCATGTTGCCCTGCGCCTCCTCCAGCCGTCCGTTGAGGTAGGCGCGCTGGTCCGCCTCCTCCAGCTTGATGAGCCGCTTCGCCTCGTTCACGCGCGAAGCCTTCTCCGTGCTGGAGGCGCCCTCCACGTCGCGGATGGCCCGCATCGCGGGGCCGCCTGCGTTGACGAGCACCCATCCGCCCAGCAGCACCACCGTCAGCAGCCCCGCGCACACACTCCATCCCGCCACCGAGGACGACACCTTCGTGGTGATGGAGGGCGGCAGCTTCGCGTACATGCGCGCCCAGAGCGCATCCGTCGCGGTGCGCGCCTGCTTGCCCAGCACCGTGGCCCGCTGGCCCACCGCCACCGCGCCCGCCGCCGCGCGCTGGCCCACCGCCACCGCGCCCGCGCCCACCGCCGCCGCGCCCGCCGCCGCGCGCTGCCCCACCACCACCGCGCCCTGCCCCACCGCCGCCGCGCTCGCCGCCGCGCGCTGGCCCAGGTCCTGGTTCGCCTCCACGCGCGCCAGGGCCAGGTTGCCGAAGGGCGGCAGCAGGGCCGCCTCTTCCGGCGAGGGCAGCACCGCGTCCGGCGCGGGCGCCAGCACCCGGTAGGGCGCGCGCGGCACGCGGAAGACGCGGATCTTCCCGGGGATGCCCTTCAGCTCGAACGCGCCCACCTCCTGCGACGGCACCTCCGCCTTGTTCATGGAGAGGTAGACGGCCTCCGTGAAGAAGACCTCGTCCGCCTCGGTGATGCCCTCCACGCGGGCGGCGATGTTGACGGGCTCGCCGAAGATGTCGTTGGGCTCCACCCGCACCTCGCCCACGTTCACGGCGACGCGCACGTGGATCTGATCATCCTCCAGCAGCTCCCGGTTGTGGTGCCAGAGCCGGTCCTGGATGGCGATGCCGCTCAGCACCGCCTGGGTGGGGGACTCGAAGGTGACGAGGA
The sequence above is drawn from the Corallococcus sp. NCRR genome and encodes:
- a CDS encoding adenylate/guanylate cyclase domain-containing protein — translated: MKTANLAIVFTDIKGFTERTSRQTLEENQRLLQVHEALLAPLFKAFGGRIIKSIGDAFLVTFESPTQAVLSGIAIQDRLWHHNRELLEDDQIHVRVAVNVGEVRVEPNDIFGEPVNIAARVEGITEADEVFFTEAVYLSMNKAEVPSQEVGAFELKGIPGKIRVFRVPRAPYRVLAPAPDAVLPSPEEAALLPPFGNLALARVEANQDLGQRAAASAAAVGQGAVVVGQRAAAGAAAVGAGAVAVGQRAAAGAVAVGQRATVLGKQARTATDALWARMYAKLPPSITTKVSSSVAGWSVCAGLLTVVLLGGWVLVNAGGPAMRAIRDVEGASSTEKASRVNEAKRLIKLEEADQRAYLNGRLEEAQGNMGAAVVHYAAAVRKDNNGRAESRLISLLKHEQCGVRSGAAVALGGLRLESARGALESLADDGGPNEGSSGGFLGLGTCDSKQAAADALKRLPAN